The genomic window ACCTATGTAGATACCGGCTTTGCTCTCAATGGTCTTGCGTTTCTGGTTCTCCAGAGTACCAGCCTGTGTAATGGTCTGCAGTTCTTCGACATCATCATAGATAAGTGTCATATCCAACTTGTAGAGTCCGGGTTTTGTGTTGACGTTCGTCAATACCTGATACTCAACAGTTGCATTCTCACCAATATCGATAAAATTAATGTATTTCACATTGCTTGAACCAACAGGTAGTATGAGGTCACCTGTACTATCCCAGGAGAACATAGCATTCTTCAGTGGAGAATTGCCAACGTTCTTTATTACAAAGGACAGGTTGGTCTTCTTTCCCGGAACCAGTTTTTCAAGACTGATGGATTCTATCTCAGCATTGGATTCACTGTCAACATCGATCATGACTTCCTGTTTCAAGGAAGCATGGTCCCTGTTGCCCTGCTCATAGACCAATACCTCAAGAGGATATTGACCTGCATTGACATTGTTGTCGACAAAAAGTTCGAACTTTACAACCTTGCTGTTCTCGTCCTCATACCTCTTTCCGAGCTTACCGATGTTCTCAATGAGAGGTTGACCGGAAACTTTGCTGAAAGGATATTTTGGTATGAGCTCAACAACAACGCTATCTGTTGTACTTGATCTGGCATTCTGGATGGAAAATCTGACCTCAAGAACATCACCGGGTTTTACGGGATCAGGGTTTTGATTAAGGAGATCTACGATCAATCCCCTGTCTGAATTGGTAAGAGCCATTGCAGTTTGTCCAAATGACATTGAAATGAAAAGTAATAGTACTAGAATACGTGAAATTTTTTTAAAATTCATATAGGATCACCTTTTTTGCATATTAATATCAGCAAACTTTGTCCGAGATAAATCTTCGGAAAAAATGTCA from Methanococcoides methylutens includes these protein-coding regions:
- a CDS encoding COG1361 S-layer family protein, coding for MNFKKISRILVLLLFISMSFGQTAMALTNSDRGLIVDLLNQNPDPVKPGDVLEVRFSIQNARSSTTDSVVVELIPKYPFSKVSGQPLIENIGKLGKRYEDENSKVVKFELFVDNNVNAGQYPLEVLVYEQGNRDHASLKQEVMIDVDSESNAEIESISLEKLVPGKKTNLSFVIKNVGNSPLKNAMFSWDSTGDLILPVGSSNVKYINFIDIGENATVEYQVLTNVNTKPGLYKLDMTLIYDDVEELQTITQAGTLENQKRKTIESKAGIYIGGTTDFDIVFVEQTMRGDYSFSVSNIGNNKASSVTISIPDQEGWSMKGGSNSVVLGSLQKGDYTMADFGITPNTYGDFLPLKFQIAYTSSDGEREVQDKELSVLASKPVVMQESVKTSGSNSWMILAFAVACVAGFVFYKKKKI